The Intestinibaculum porci DNA window GTCTTCCACGGTATGGAATTCTTCCATGCAGGTGGTGCGAAACTCATAATCAACATGATCTTCTAATAAATATTGAATGGTTTTAGTGATCGGCGTGACATCATAGTGTTCAACCCCAATGGTCTGACCGTATTTTTCTGGACTGTTTTTAATATCAACAGCAACATAGTCGCACAGTCCCGCTTCAACGATCGCCTTCAGACGATCAGGGAAAGAACCATTTGTATCAATCTTAACTTTATAGCCTAAGGCTTTGACTTCCTGCAGGTAATCTATTAAACCTTCATGTAAAAGCGGTTCACCGCCGGAAATACAAATACCTTCTAAGACTTTCGTCCGTTTATGTAAGAAAGACGAAACACTCTCTAAAGGGATCTCAACCGCTGATTCCGGTAAGAAGACCAGCTCCGCATTATGGCAGTAAGGACACTTAAAGTTACAGCCGCCGGTAAATAAGGTCGCTGCCACATAACCGGGATAATCTAACAAGGTTACTTTCTGCATGCCATAGAAGTGGACTTCCTGAACGTCTTTGACTTCTGCCAAAGCATTTTCGACAACCTGATTGAGCAGCTGATTAAAGGCGGCGCTTTCTTCTAGGGATAAGCCTGCTGTAATATGGGCCCACCAGTCTTTTCGGATAATGTACATCATCGAAATGATATCTTTGGCTTTTTCTGTAGTATAGATCAGCTTAGAGCGTTTATCGTGAGGATCAACTTCTAAGCGCACATAACCGATGCTTTCTAACTTATTAATACCTTTGGTGGTCGTGCCTTTATCAAAGGATCCTAAGGCGGATAACTGTTTCATCGTGATACCTTCATGTTCATTGATCATCATTAAAAACAGAATCTGACCATAGCCAATATTATACTGGGCTAAACGTTTATCGTAATACTTCTGGGTACAACGATAGAGAATGGAATTATTAATTAACAAATCAGGGGCTTTACTCATGTTTTCACATCCTTTAGTTGGCTTTTCAACTAATTACAGTGTAACACTGCCATTTCACTCTGACAAGGAGTATCGTGCAAAAGAAAAAACGGTGTTTTGATCACCGTTTATGCGTGCACTGAGTGCGGTGTAGATTTTAAGATCCGCTTATCGCGTTTAAAGAGTTCACGGCCTAAGCGTTCAAAGATATAAACCACGGACATTTCACTGGTTAAGGAATATGTTTGTGGCAGCATGTATCGTTCAGCATAGAAGCGAATAACTAAATCCGCCATTAGCGCGAGCGTGGAATGCGGCGCAGCGGTAATGACAATCACCTTAGCCCCACGGCTTTTATAATTCATCAGCTGATCGATCAGTTCATTCGTTTCGCCGGATTCCGAAACGGCAATTGCCAAAGTATTTTCATCGGTTCGTAAGTCCGGCGGATAGAAGGGATCACCAACAGCAACCGCAAAATAGCCGACATTCGATAAATAGCGAGCACCATAACGAGCGATCGCGCCCGAATTACCAATCCCAAAGATCGTCATCGAGCGAGAAGCCATGATCAAATCAGTGGCCTGATCGATCACCCGATCAAAATCACTGCTCATAAGAAACTCCATCGTTTTACTTAATGACTTCTTTTCGTTTTCTAGCGAGAACTGATCATTATGAAAGTAAGAGTAAAGCGCATGTTTGAATTCCTCAAAAGAGTTACAGCCAAGCTTTTTATACATACGTATGACCGTAGCGGTTGAAGTGAACGTATCATTTGCTAATTCACGGACCCCTAAACGGGCAATATCATCTATAGAGTCAATGACATAACGATAGATTTTTGCTTCTGTTTCATTTAATGAAGCGATGGCTTTATTATCAAACATACTTATCTCCTTCCTACGCCTCAGAGTGCGCTTCTTCTAAATCTTTTTTGACGTCACTGTAGTAAACGTCTTTATCAACATCACCATTCTGGTATGCCACAACCGTTGTACATACCGCATCACCAGTGATGTTAACAGCGGTACGGATCATATCTAAGATACGGTCAATACCCATGATCATGGAAATACCAGAGACTGGTAAACCAACGGAATTGAAGACCATTGTTAAAGTGATTAAACCAACTGATGGTACCCCAGCTGTCCCGATCGATGCTAAAGTCGCTGTCGCAATAACAGTTATATAGTTAGCTAAGGATAAATGGATACCAAATGCCTGTGCGACGAAGACGACCGCAACCCCCTGCATGATCGAGGTCCCATCCATATTGACGGTTGCCCCTAAAGGGATCGTGAAAGATGAAATACGTTTAGATACGCCCATCTTTTCATAAAGGGTATCGATATTCATTGGAATTGTCGCATTCGAAGTGGCCGTTGAGAAGGCAAAAGCCTGAACTGGGAAGAATTTCTTTAAGAAAACGAATGGGCTTAAACCTGTTGTCACCTTGAGCATGATCTGGTAAACGACTAAACACTGTACTGCTAAGGCTAAAATTACCGCGATCATATATTTTAACATGTAGAACATCACGGAATAGCCTAAGGTTGAGAACGTTCTGGCAATCAGACAGAAGACACAGACTGGTGCTACTTTCATGACCATCATAGTCATTTCCATCATGATATCGTTACACTGATTTAATAAGTTATGTACCTGCTGGGTTTTATCGCCTAACTTGGCAAGAATAATCCCAATTAAAACGGCAAAGAAGATGATCGCTAACATATCCCCATTGGCTAAGGCCTGCACTGGGTTAGTAGGAATAATATTTAATAATGTATCCACCATACTGGTTTTCGTAGCCGCACCGGTTGTGCTGACCGTTGTGGTTGCGGTTTTCGCAATACTTTCTAACTTGCTTAAGTTTGCGCCCTGACCTGGATTGATCAGATTAGCAACACCTAAAGCGACGGTCACTGCTAAAATGGTTGTGATCAGATAGAAAATCACGGTTTTGACACCGACTTTCCCTAAGGTTTTCGTATCGCCGATCGCCGCCGCCCCTGTTGCGATGGAGACAAAGACCAATGGCACAACAAGCATCTGCATACCACGGATAAAAGCCTGTCCAACTACGTAAAAGAGACCTTGCACAACATATTTTGAGACAAACGGATTTTTGATACAGGTTAAGTTAATGACAATCCCAATGAGCGCCCCTAAGATCAAGGCAATAAAGATCTTGGTCGTTAAACCCAATTTCTTCTTATTGTTAGTTTTCATAGCACACCTCTTTTCTTACGTCGTTCGATATAGGCTTTTAAATCATCATGCCAGTCCGGCATCTGATAAATGCCAGTGATTCTTAACATCATGTTATCAAGCACACTAAATGGCGGACGTAAAGAATCCTCATCGACAACTTCGATATTCGCTTCATAGCCAGCTAAGCGAATCGCTTCTTCAATGAATTCTCGACGATGGCAGGCACCACGGCAAGAGGCATGGAAAATACCATATTCTGAAACATCTAATAATGTAGTAATGAAATCAACTAAAGCTTTGCAGGTTGTTGGTGTCGAATACTGTTTCATTGGCACCTGAATCGTTTCCCCGCGTTTCGCTTTCTGTAAAACTTCGTCCATCTCGTCATAGTTAGATCCATAGATCCAAGAAGAACGAATAATAGCATGTTTATCATGTAATTTCTGAACTAATTCTTCTCCAGCTAGTTTACTCTTCCCATAAACTGTGCGTGGCTGCGGATGTTCAAATTCATTACGTGGACGTTCAAATTCTAAGCCGAAGACATCATCTGTTGAGATGTGGATCAGTTTCGCATCAATACGTCGCGCCGCAATGGCTAAGTTACGTGCCCCAATGGCATTGACACGGAACGCATCATCAGGATGCTCTTCACAATAATTGTTATCGGAAATTGCTGCACAATTAACGATAATATCAGGATGATTCAGATCTGCAAATCTGATCACCTGAGCTCGATCATCAACTGGAACATCAAGATCACTTGTAAGAATCTCATAATCCGTTGTACGATCGAAATGACGAGCAAGGGCTGACCCTAAACGCCCTTGTGCGCCAGTAATCCAAATACGGGTATTTAAACTCATATACAATTCTCCTTTTTTTATTTTGTGACAATCCTATCATAATCAATTCAAATTATCTAGCTGATAAGCTATCTTTTTCAATTTAATAAAATATTTTCGCTAATCTAAACGATTACATTTCGTATAACATGAAAAAGGAGATCCCCATCAAGGGAAACTCCTTTGCCTTTAAAAGTCATTATTAGTTATTGTTATTTTTTTAATAAGTTCCAGGGAATATTCTTTTCCTTCGACAACGACGAAGCGACTTACAACAAAATAATCTCCATCTGGCGTTTTCTCCACTTTATTTTGTGACTCATGGGTTTCAATCGTCTTACGGGAAATACAATTGAGGCAGCGGCCATCTTTCCCTAGTAAGCCATAGCACTTACGTGGCACGGTAAATAACTGCCCTTCCCGATCAAGTGTTTTTGAACTATTACAGTCTGGATCCACTAAACGTACAACATCAAAAATCCTCATAAAGCGACGCATTTCATTAATAATTTCTTGACGTGTGAACTGCGGGATATCTTCTGCAATGAGATGATCTTTTTTCATATTCTTCATCTCTAAACGCGCTAAGCCAAGATATTTCATCTTTTCAAAGTCTTCTACTTCACTATAGTATGTCGTTGAGACCGTAGTATAGATATTATAGCGAATGCCGGCAATACGATTGATCTTTTGAATCTGTTCTTGAACTTCTTCCACTCGACGCTGATAGTCGCCATAAGGTGACGTCTGATGTAAGATTGTTAAGATGTCAAATTCCGGATGACCTAATAAGGAGTTCATACCAAAGGTTTTCTTAAGTATTTCGAAAACACTTTTGATCATTTCTTCACCCATGCTGTAGCCATAGGCGTTGACAAATTCTTTTAAGTTTTCCAGCTTAAAGATTGTTAAAGCGAAGTCGATATGGCGAAAATCATAGGATTCCACAAAGTTATGGGCCCCTTCACGTAAGCCTTGACTATTCACTGAATCAGTCAGCTCGTCATATTGCGCTAAAGATTTCATGCGTTCTTTAATTTTACGATACTGCGCCACCTCTCTAAAGTAGCCAAGCAGACCGACAATTTTGCCATCATTGCTATAAATAGGCTGTTTATCAGTCACAATGGTCTTCATATTGCCATGGACAATACTTTCGCCAATTTCACCACGGACCACTTCTCCTTCTTTTAATACTCGCTCTTCAACGCGATTAAAGCGCACCGGATCCACGTTCCAGCCTAATTCTTCATCCGTTTTGCCAATAAACTGACTATCGTCAACAATTTCATAATATTCTTTAAAGACGCTATTGGCCCCTAAGAAGCGACGCTGATCATCTTTCCAGAAGATCCCAAAATCTGTCTGCAAAATGTTATTCCACAATACATCAGTATTCAAGCCCTGCGTATCTTGGACTTGATTTGTATTGAGCGCCTTCGTCTGCATCACCGCAAACTGATCTTTTTCCATATCGCTTAAAGCAACGATTCCTTTCATATGACCGCTGCGGAAAAGCTTTTTAATCGTTACTAAAGTCCATTTGTAGACGCCATTACGACGTTTAATTCTAAATAAGCCACGTAATGTTTTATCATCGGCTTTTTCGATCCGCTCGCTAAGCGAATCCTTCGCCAAAAACTTCTTAAAGCGTAAACGGTCATCGATATACACTTCCTCATTATAGAAACGATTAACGACTTCATCGATATCTTCCGCATCATTTAAACTGCTAAAATGAGCATTTGTGTAGAGCGTATGCGCCTTATGATCACTTTGATCGATGAGATAAATATGTTCGAATAATGAGTAAACAATACGCAAAGATGTATTAAGCTCATCTTCATGACGTAATCCGACATTGGTTTTAGACAGGTTTTCACCATGAACAAGAAATGAAACCGAATCCTTATTGCTGGCAATACCTTTCACTTCTAAAACACAATGATTATCCTGATCAAAGAAATCCAGGTATTCAATTTTATCAGTGTCTCTGGTTTTATCCGCAATGGCTTTAAAATGAGCAGAAATATTCCAGCTTTCATCGTTAATAAGAATTTCTGATTCCTTCAGAGAATATACCCCTAATGATTTCAGGAAACCAAAGTATGCCTGATTCGCATTAATATAACTAAGCTTATAGTCTTTGTATTGCATGATAGCTAGCGGCTCGGCACTTTCATAATTATCTAACCGTTTAAAATCAAAAGGATGAGAGCTTAATAAATCAACTCGGCCGATCCGATCGTAATACTCGCTGTAAATTGTATTTTCACCGTGAATATTCTTTTCGTTAAGGACATGAAACATCTCATCGATCGGTAATGGTTTACTAAAATAATAGCCTTGAACTTTTTCACAGCCAATGCCTCGTAAGAAGTCATACTGTTCTTTCGTTTCGACCCCTTCCGCTAAGGTCTGAATACCTAACTGTTTAGCCATATTGACAATGGAAGCGATAATTTGTTTTGATTTACGGCTGAATTCGCTTAAGAATTTCATATCAATCTTCAATTCATCAAATTCATATTCTTTAAGTGTATTTAATGATGAATATTCTGAGCCGAAGTCATCAATCCACACGGCATAGCCAGCATCCTGGAACTGATGAATTTTTGCTTTCATGAATTCTTCATTATCCGTCATAATACTTTCCGTAATTTCGATATTCAAATAAGACTTTGGGACCCGATAATTACGGCTATTGGTTTCAATGACATCAAAGATATCACAGAGTTCAAAGTCTAAACGAGATAAATTAAAAGATACTGGATAGGTAACCTGATGAGCATCCTGACGCTGACGATAAACTTTACATAAGGTTTCGATAATATACATATCAAGATGATGAATCAGATGATAATCTTCTAACACCGGAATAAAGAGTATTGGCGGCAATAAGCCATAGGTTGGATCTTCCCAGCGTGCTAAGACTTCCATTGAGCATAACTCTTCATTGATCGTTCGTACAACCGGCTGAAAATAAAGTTTGATCCATTTCTTTTCTAAGGCTTCACGGAAATGTTCAATAATATATTTCTCACGGACATTTTTACCAGAGAAGTTATCACTATAAATACGATACATTTTATTTGTTTTTTTAATGTAATCCGCACTGACTTTAGCACGGTCACAATAGGTTTCAAAAGAAAGTGTATCCTCTAATGGAATTTCACAAATCCCTGCTTTAACACCCAAATACACACTGTGAGCACCTTGTCTTATAGCCTTTTGAATTGCTTCTAAATCAGCTTTAAAATCTGTTTCATAAAGCATGACGTAAAAATGATCAGCCTCAAAACGAGCGATAAAATGGTTTGGATATTGTTTACGTAAGACCTTCGCAAATTCTACCAGGAACTGATTTCCTTTATCATAGCCATAATTATCATTGAATAATTTAAAATTCAGAATATTCAAATACATGATATATATTTTTTGATTATTCAAATGGGCTTTTTCAATAATTTTAGGACACAGTTTGAGAAAATCTTCTTTGGTCAGCAAGCCGGTAATCTTATCCGTAGTATCTGTCTCATAAAACTGTAAAACATTATTTTCCGTCACATTGATCAGGGAGAAGTATTCAGTTCCATAGACACTATCGGTATGCATCGCGAAATCAAGGCAATGCTGGTACATATCTTCAATCTCTTTTTGGTCAACAGGACAGCCATAAAGATAACCAGCACGTAAATGTATATTCACTTTTTCATGTTCAATCTCGAGAATCGACCAATCACGGACAATCTGCTGGATATGCGTTTCAAATTCTAGGTCAAAAAGCTTCTTCGCTAAAATGACAAAAATACCTTCTTCAAAGTAATAAACATGATCTAAGCCAAAATGTCTTTGTAACAAGCGACCGACAAGACGTAAAATTGTAGAAATATATTCCTTATCTTTGCTTTCTGCTAACTGCGCGTACTGAGCGAGACGCACAACGCATAAAACGGAGGAATGTTTAAGATAATAGTTTTCTTCCTTCTTAAAAATAGTATGATCTTTTGTACCAGAAATCGAATTTACCCATTGTAAGTTTTGTAATAATTCCTGCTGTTGTAATTGTCCCATAATTTTTGCCTCAACTTGTATTGCTTTCTTTTATTATAATCACTTTAATTTTAAAAAGCTACAAAACTCGAATTTTCCTTTTCCTTTCCTGTTTCATGTGACCAAAAAAAAAGAGAAGTGCCCGAAGGCCTCTTCTCTTATCGTACCTGTGATCCGTTTGGTAAATCTCCTGGATCAATTACTTTTAAGTCTTTCTTAGTTGTTGAACATAAGATCATCCCCTGTGATTCCACACCACGTAATTTAGCTGGCTTTAAGTTCTTCACAACCACGACTTTCTTACCGATCATTTCTTCTGGCGTATAGTACTGAGCAATCCCTGAAACAATCTGGCGTTTTTCATCACCGATATCAATCTGTTCAACAAGCAGACGATCAGCTTTTGGATGCTTTTCGCAAGCTACAACTTCACCGACTACTAATTCCACTTTAGCGAAGTCATCAATAGTGATTTCTTCGACTTCGGCGGCTTTTTTCTTTTCTTCTTTCTTTGGCTTTTTAGGCATTAAAGCTTCAACCTTTTTCGCTACTTCCGCTGGTTTTAAACGAGCGAATAATACTTCCGGATGATCTGTCACTTTATTCCCTGAATGGTAAGCGCCAAAGTGATCTAACTGCATTAAGTCTCTTTCATCAGTATTGATCATATCTAAGATCTTCTTAGATGTTGAAGGCATGAAAGCTTCTAAAGCAATCGCCGCAAAGCGAATCGCTTCAATTAAGTTATAGAGCACAGTAGCTAAACGATCTTTCTTGCTTTCATCTTTCGCTAGTAACCATGGGGTTGTATCATCAATATATTTATTCGTACGTCTTAATAAGACAAAGATTTCATCTAAAGCTTTGGCAGTTTTGAATTCATCCATATAGGCATTGACTTTACCTGGCATCGCTAAAGCGATTTGTTTTAATTCATCATCTACCGGTTCATAAACATCTTTATCTGCAACCACTCCACCAAAATACTGATTACTCATGGCAATCGTACGGTTGACTAAGTTACCTAAGATATTCGCTAAGTCAGAGTTAATTCTTTCGACAACTAAATCCCAGGTAATTGAACCATCGTTATCATAAGGAATTTCATGTAATAAATAATATCTAACGGCATCTACACCAAACATATCGACTAAGTCATCCGCATAGATGACGTTGCCTAAATGTTTCGACATCTTAGAATCACCCATTAATAACCAAGGATGACCAAAAACCTGTTTAGGTAATGGTAAATCTAAAGCCATTAAGATAATTGGCCAGTAAATCGTATGGAAACGTACGATATCTTTCCCGATGATATGAACATCAGCTGGCCAAAATTTTTCAAATAATTCATCATTATTCCCATCAACATCATAGCCTAAACCAGTAATATAGTTTAATAAGGCATCAATCCAGACATAAACAACATGTTTTTGATCAAAGTCTACAGGAATTGACCATTTAAATGATGTACGAGAGACACATAAATCCTGTAACCCTGGTTTTAAGAAGTTATTGACCATTTCATTCTTTCTTGATTCTGGTTCAATAAAATCAGGATGATCGTTGTAGTATTTCATTAAACGATCCTGATATTTTGATAATTTAAAGAAATATGCTGGTTCACTCGCATCAACCACTGGACCGCCGCAGTCTGGACACATCCCATCAACTAACTGACTTTCCGTCCAGAATGATTCACAGGCTGTACAGTATTTACCTTCGTATTTACCAAGATAGATATCACCTTTGTCATAAAGCTTCTTGAACGCTTTCTGAACCTGCTTTTCATGATAAGGTTCCGTTGTTCTAATGAACTTATCATAAGACGCATCCATCAAGTCCCAGATGCGTTTCACTTCACCAGCGACCTTATCGACATAAGCCTTTGGTTCAACACCAGCTTCTTTGGCTTTGTTTTCAATTTTCTGGCCATGTTCATCAGTTCCTGTCTGGAAACGAACATTATAGCCCTGCTGACGCTTGTTGCGGACAATCGCATCACTTAATACGATTTCATAAGTATTCCCAATATGGGGTTTTCCTGAAGCGTATGTGATGGCTGTTGTTAAATAAAAATCTTTTGGATCTTTCATACCCTATTCTCCTCCTCAAAATAAAAAAAGTCCTCCAGTAAAGGACGACTTCATGCGCGGTACCACCTTAATTTGTACATTTGTACACTCTCAATCTCTTAACGCGAGGTACGTCTTCACCTATTAGATGAAGCAGCTCCCAGACCATTTTTCAAAGCTTTCCTTGCTTATTTCCACCAGCCATAAGCTCTCTTGAAAGGTCCCCTTTGTCTCTTCTGTTCATTGCCTTTACAAATCTACATCAACTCTATCAAAACCCTTTCGGCTTGTCAATCCTCTTTAGATAAGAGTGCTTTTTTTACCTCTTCCTGCAGTTTTAAAACCACCGTTTCTTTAAACCAGGGATTCTTTTTCTGCCAAATATTATTTAATGGGCTAGGATGCACAATCGGAAAATACTGAGGCAGATAATCCTGATAATGTCTGACTGTCTCCGTTAAGTTCTTCTTTTTCATCCCTTTTAAATAATAACTTGTCGCATAATTACCGACTAAAATCGTTAACTGAATATGCGGCATCATGGCAAGAATCTGTTTATGATAAGACTTTGCAACGAAAGGACGAGGCGGCAAATCACCCGTCTTCGCTTTTCCCGGGTAATAAAAGTCCATCGGCATAATGGCAATCTCTTCACTATAGAAGGTCTTTTCATCAATCCCCATCCACTGCCTTAAAGTGACGCCTGAAGCATCATTGAAAGGAATCTCTGATTCCTCTACTTTCTTGCCTGGCGCCTGACCAATAATAAGGACTTTAGCCTTTTCACTCACCTGCAGAATCGGCTTACAGCCTCTTTCGGTATATTCTTTATTACGAGGATCCTGCATAATTTCTTCAATAATATCCATTTTCATCACCGCATTTATTGTAACCCTTATCTTCATTTCTTCAATCAATATGCTTAAAGGACGTGCCATGCACGTCCTTTATTAGAAGCCTTTTTCTTCGATGAAAGTACTTAAGACTGGTTTGCCAGCTTTGATACGAACATCACGATATGAGAATAACATAATTGTAAGAACCGTAAAGACGCCAGCAATAATCAGTAAGATACTGAGATCAAAACTGATTGATCCAGCCCCAGAAATGACTTTACGATAAGCATCCACCGCATAACTAAATGGCAAGTATGGATGCACCATATTAACAAAGCGGCCAGAGATTTCTAATGGATAAGTCCCCGCAGAACCACCTAACTGAATAACCGTAAAGACTAACATCACAAAAGAACCAACTTTACCAATTAACGCATTGAAGAAGTAAAGGATCGACATATAGGTAATCCCAGTAACGCTCGCTAATAAGAGGGTTTGTCCCATATTCGCTGGCGTAAAGCCTAAGACAGCATGGAGGATCCCCACCATCACAAAGGCCATCGCAATACTAATTGGATAAGCAATAGTTGCTTTCCCAAGCCACCAGCTTAAACCATTTTTCACTTTTCCATTACGTTTGATTAATGGATACATAATAGTGAAAGCAATACAGCCTACCCACATTCCAACATTTAACATATAAGCAGCCATCGCATAACCATTGTTCTTAATGTTGTGAACTTTTGTCTCCTTACCAGCAACTGGTGCTGCAATCATTTTCTGATTCGCAGTTTTTAAGTTTGCTTTCTTCATCGTATTAGCCCCTGTCGCTAAGGAAGACGCTAACTGCCCATTGCCATCTTCAATCTTGCTTAACCCGCTTGTTAAAGTGGCGCTGCCACTTGCTAACTGAGAAGAACCATTTGCAATCGTTCCCGCTGCTGAAGATAACTTCGCACTGCCATTATTAAGTGTTTTGTTGTTCGCCTGAATCGCTTTTAAACCACTCTGCAGTGAATGAACACCAGTATTTAACTGTTTCATGCCATTGACGGCACTGCTAGCGCCAGCATTTAATGTCTTCGCACTTCCAGTTAACTTAGTTCCGGCATCGACTAATGCTTTATTATTAGCCTGCAGTTTATCAATACCAGCAGATAAGCTGCTGTAACCAGCGGCGGCCTTTGGTAATTTATTCGTTGAAACTTCTAAGGTATCAACAGCTGATCCTAATGAATTAACGCCCTGATCAACTTTAACTGCTCCCGCATAAGCCGTATCTAATGCCGCCGCTAACTTATTGATCATATTCGTATCAATAGCTTTGGAAGACGCTAACCCTGTTTCAATCTGCGTTAAGTAACCATCTGCACTATTTAAGGCATCAGATAATGTTTTCATCGATGCAGAAGCGGTTGTTAACTGCGTAGATGCTGCCCCTAATTTTTCTTTATAAGCATTCGCAACTGCTGATAAATCAACAGTCGTATTCACTTTCGCATTATTTAAAGAGTTAACGACATTCTGTTTTTCTTCATCACTCATCGATGAAGCTTTGACGGTCGCAATCGCCTGATCGATTTTCGCATTGCTAGCTACATTCTGCGCAGCAATCTGTTTATTAGCCGCGCCAGCAAAGGTGTCAGCCATAGTACCCACCTGAGAAGATAACGCAGTTAAAGAAGTACTGATCTGACCTAAGCCGCTTTGTGCCTGATCAATCCCGGTCTTACTCTTAGAAACAATCGTCTTTGTCCCTGTCACAGCACTATTAAGAGAAGATAACTGTTCATTGATATTGCTGTTTTTCAAAGCATTGACCTGATCATCAATTTGTTTGAGACCAGTCGCTAGAGAAGATGTTCCCTGTTTTAAAGAACCGCTAATGCCATTAATGGCATTAGAGATCTGCGTTACCCCTGTTGAGATCTGTCCTAACTGGGTTAATGCAGATAACTGCTGAGAACCATTTTTAATAGTATTGACACCATCTGTATATTTATTAACGGCATCTACATACTGATTTGTACCATTTGTATACTGAGAAATACCTGAGGCGAGCTGCTTTGACCCTTTTGTTAACTGGGCAGAACCGTTCGCTAATTTATTGGTCCCCTGTAAAGCTGTTGAAACAGCTGATGTATATTTCTTTAAGCCGACAGTTAACGTCTCAGCCCCATTTTTAAAGGTTAATGAACCACTTGTTAATTTATTTAAGTTCTTAGTAATCGTTGAAGAACCCTGTTTAGCAGTATTCGCCCCATTTGCTAACTGACCGCTGGCATTAGCAGCTTTGTCCATGCCATTAGCCGCCGTCGTGATTGAAGAAGCAATCACTTTCGCATACGTCTGTGTCACACTAGATGACACTTTCGCCTTCAGTTTACTCATTGCCGATTCACTCATCTTCGCCGCAATGTAGTTCTTACCTGGCGTTGTATAATACTGTAATTCCATCTTTTTAGGCGACTTATCTAATACTGTCGTGGCA harbors:
- a CDS encoding anaerobic ribonucleoside-triphosphate reductase activating protein, which translates into the protein MSKAPDLLINNSILYRCTQKYYDKRLAQYNIGYGQILFLMMINEHEGITMKQLSALGSFDKGTTTKGINKLESIGYVRLEVDPHDKRSKLIYTTEKAKDIISMMYIIRKDWWAHITAGLSLEESAAFNQLLNQVVENALAEVKDVQEVHFYGMQKVTLLDYPGYVAATLFTGGCNFKCPYCHNAELVFLPESAVEIPLESVSSFLHKRTKVLEGICISGGEPLLHEGLIDYLQEVKALGYKVKIDTNGSFPDRLKAIVEAGLCDYVAVDIKNSPEKYGQTIGVEHYDVTPITKTIQYLLEDHVDYEFRTTCMEEFHTVEDFVKIGEWIQGAKRYYLQNYQDHEQVITKMHPCTNEELTVFKKTIKPYVKECLIRES
- a CDS encoding dicarboxylate/amino acid:cation symporter; the encoded protein is MKTNNKKKLGLTTKIFIALILGALIGIVINLTCIKNPFVSKYVVQGLFYVVGQAFIRGMQMLVVPLVFVSIATGAAAIGDTKTLGKVGVKTVIFYLITTILAVTVALGVANLINPGQGANLSKLESIAKTATTTVSTTGAATKTSMVDTLLNIIPTNPVQALANGDMLAIIFFAVLIGIILAKLGDKTQQVHNLLNQCNDIMMEMTMMVMKVAPVCVFCLIARTFSTLGYSVMFYMLKYMIAVILALAVQCLVVYQIMLKVTTGLSPFVFLKKFFPVQAFAFSTATSNATIPMNIDTLYEKMGVSKRISSFTIPLGATVNMDGTSIMQGVAVVFVAQAFGIHLSLANYITVIATATLASIGTAGVPSVGLITLTMVFNSVGLPVSGISMIMGIDRILDMIRTAVNITGDAVCTTVVAYQNGDVDKDVYYSDVKKDLEEAHSEA
- a CDS encoding SDR family oxidoreductase — encoded protein: MSLNTRIWITGAQGRLGSALARHFDRTTDYEILTSDLDVPVDDRAQVIRFADLNHPDIIVNCAAISDNNYCEEHPDDAFRVNAIGARNLAIAARRIDAKLIHISTDDVFGLEFERPRNEFEHPQPRTVYGKSKLAGEELVQKLHDKHAIIRSSWIYGSNYDEMDEVLQKAKRGETIQVPMKQYSTPTTCKALVDFITTLLDVSEYGIFHASCRGACHRREFIEEAIRLAGYEANIEVVDEDSLRPPFSVLDNMMLRITGIYQMPDWHDDLKAYIERRKKRGVL
- a CDS encoding MurR/RpiR family transcriptional regulator, coding for MFDNKAIASLNETEAKIYRYVIDSIDDIARLGVRELANDTFTSTATVIRMYKKLGCNSFEEFKHALYSYFHNDQFSLENEKKSLSKTMEFLMSSDFDRVIDQATDLIMASRSMTIFGIGNSGAIARYGARYLSNVGYFAVAVGDPFYPPDLRTDENTLAIAVSESGETNELIDQLMNYKSRGAKVIVITAAPHSTLALMADLVIRFYAERYMLPQTYSLTSEMSVVYIFERLGRELFKRDKRILKSTPHSVHA